A segment of the Lycium barbarum isolate Lr01 chromosome 7, ASM1917538v2, whole genome shotgun sequence genome:
TCTAAgtcatttctcttcatttctacACTTAGAATAAAAATTTAGAAGGAGGAGAACAACAACTCCAACCTCACGGCTAAGAGGAGAGAAACACAAGATCATTTCTagccttctcaaaaaaaaaaaaaattccttggtGTTAAtcaactatattgaggtccctaagtagcgtggaagagttgtttgggtcatccaaccactagttgtgcccaattgcaaaccctaactattgaaggaagtgaagaacaaaggtaagatttcatcttgtttatgtattgtgaatCTTGTATGCCTATTGTAGTGTGCTAAAATggatagaaatcatgaaatatagaatGTTGAAGTTAGGTTGTGTGTTTGGCATGTTGGCCGTGTAAGTGGGGGTGTGTTGTGTGGTATTGGATTGATGAATTTATTCTTgtatcatgttaaattgttgtagaatggagaactttgtgcattgaacGAAATTCGTATATATAGGAATCCTTAACAtaagtatatatgtgtgttgtggacgaatgtgagttttataaggtgtcgaagatcgcattactACCGCTTAGTATGTCAGTTGTCGTCgtcatgaattctagtcttgaaaTGAACATTTAATGACTTATGATTGATGGGAGATTGTgcgggctgttttcggccaattgggagaaaaattgtgaattgtttagaatgtcctagaatattgtggtaaagactcgggttgataattaaatgtgtgagcgatgtggtggcttgaatgtgagccgttgaattaaatatttggaaagttgtcgaatgatgaaaaagagagctattaatgttattttgccttccgaatttattattgatggtTCTagattggttattgtggttgttgttgttgattttaagcgagataaattctcgggatgacctatttacaggggaagtgctgctgaattttctgtagaatttagagttagttggaatgaaaaatttcttaatatgcctatggttaatattggatattcattggcacattttgtagaccttggggagcccgaggcgtaaatttggagtagctttagattggctagcttggaagtgcgttcgaggtatgtaaagcacccttctttcatttggcatgccttagttataaataggctagaCTACTAGTCTTAAGGAAATcctaaattaaaaatccgagTTCGCTATGATCTTTACATACATTCCTTGGCACTCCTATGTATTATATGATGAAATATGAACTATTATGCCTTTGAAGaaattgatttccaaactttgcacAATGAGTTGATTTAAAGAATTCCGAACTATAAATGTCATATCTTCCTCCGGAAGGTTCGGATTGCTCTAATATTTTTGTAAGGGTTTATATGACATATGATGAATATATTTtctataggcgggcccggctcgggtcaatacccgtccgtgggtcccgcgactttcctttatgtaattcggaaattttttgaaagaatttgttatgatTATTATTTCGAAACTTAAGTATGATCATTTTCCTTAGGTTTGAATTTATGACAATgatttatgcatatgactactcacgactctactcgcgaattctgttattccttcgccgagtcccgggccggttctgttatcgtgcgcatttcgatatactccggagttatgctgtgtttatggttcaccgagctactcgcaaaagagggtcgggttccacctatatttggtgttatgctgtgtatggcgttatgttgtgatgtgatatgtgacggggatacggagatttgaaatctttctggtgttatgctgtgttatggcgccatcgacaggcgggcgaccatattcttctgtaccctatgcatgacttacatattgaaactaaataatttgataagattggatttgcacttatatTTGATACTCTCATTtcgttatgtctcagatttgcttttctgtacattctgctttgcatactcagtacatatttcgtactgacccccctttcttcaaggggctgcgtttcatgcccgcaggtacagacgcacagttcggtgatccccTAGTGTAGGATACCCCttttgctgttggagtgctccTCTCCCTTCAGAGCACATCTTTTGGTATACACTTTTGTTCGCTatgttgtatatattcgttcatgggtacggcggggccctgttccgccatatgattcgtttggtctgttcagaggtctgtagacttatttgtgggtgtgtgtgcctacttctgctcagttgtgtttatatgattcTACCCgttgtggcagcctcgtcggcatgcattttgtatatgtttatggcagccttgttggctcgaacatgtatatgttgttctgttggccctgtgtggcctttgtggtatttgctgtgtacagggttattttggatagtccgaaaaacaaaggaaactctgccgaattttttttggaaatcttataaatttgaaacaccgccttgtcggcttctgttatatacctggatgtgtttgatataatctgaggcagcgtttgatatttgtgtcggtataagccatctgtttgccactcggatttatgattgtgttcgggtgcccaattcgagcactagtcacggcccacggggttgggtcgtgacacataccacCTGGGGAAATATATGATAGTTTATCTTTGAAACTTCCATCATGAAACGTGCCCTTTCCCGAGTGGTACTCATCAATTTGCAACGTGATCAAATCCTGTTTATGACGATCTTCTGCCATGCGAACAAGACAAAAACAAAGACCACACGAACCTTCCACATCAGTGTGGACATCGCTTGAATAAGAAAGGGTTGGATTCAAAAAGTAACCCGCAGCATGGAGATGACTAGGGAGAGATTCGTcccataatctagcataatcttGTATAACGGGATGTCTTGTGTTTGAATTCCTTTTTAATGGTCTCTTTATTGATCTAATGTACCATATATAAAACCAACTTGTGGCTTATTATTACCATTTAGCAATTTTATAACTTCCACCAGGGGAATCGTTACTTTCACAGCCTTCAAAGCCCTGGTCCAACAGGACTGATCTTCAACTGTTTCCGACATTCTTTTACCCTCACTCGTAGAAGCCAAGATTGAGATACGCCAATTAGAAGACTGAAACATCGTAACTAAGTGTTCTTGCCGTGATAGAATGTTCTCCAGAGTCAAAGAGGGCACAATTGACGTTATCTTTGAAGGCTTTACTAGCTCATCCGGACAAGCATCTCTAAGAAGCTTTAGGAAAGTAGCTTGGCTGTAATAAATTATGAGTGTATTTTTGCCTTCTCAAAAATTTCTTGTATCGGTTCTATCTTTGTGAATTTCTGTAACATGAGTTCCATGCATTGAGAAGCATCTACTGTCCAAAAAACTGTCTTGCGTTTTTCCATTAGTTTCTTGCCTCCTTCCATCATGCATGCAGATGTCGAGTACGCAACTATTTGCACCacattttcaacttcaacttcctcAACAACTTCCTCAAAGAATAATAGCATCGGATCAACATTGCCATTAAAAGATGAAATATCTGATGATCGAAGATAAACAGTGCCCCTCGGGCAGTACACTGAGATATTAATCAGATTTCGACCTTTTGAATCTACCCATCCATCTAGCAAGACGCTGCAACTGGTGTTTGCCCGTGAATTTTTCATCTCTGTTACATATTGTTGCATCTCTTTTACTGCATCTGGGAGGATCCACCCTTTCAATTCCTGACAACTAGGAAATTTTATCGTCTCCCCAGGATGACTAAGGGTGGCTTTTATCATCCTTTGGAAGCTAGGTGATCTGATAGCATCAAGCTCAATTCCCGCTTCATAAAAAAAATCTCCCTATAGATTTCGAAATCCCTCGTGACTCGTGAGGATGAATCTACAACACAACTAACAGCCGCTTTTGAATTCACtcgatttttctttttatttccatTTGTTTCACCATCACTTTCTCGGGGGCACCAGTTCCGCTTCAAATGAAGATTTGGCTGGTGAAGTTGCCCAACTTCCTTTATTAAATTTCCTTTTTTATTATCAAGTAGCTCAGCTTCCGGTGCTTGTTTTACAAGTGTAGAGCCTCCAAGCAAGGAGTTACATCTCCACGAAACCTAAGTGGTATTTCAGCCGATTAAAACCAGAAACAACTTTACCACAATAGTTGCACTTGACTTTTGGCTTCGTCTGATCAACTACCACACCATGTTGACGAACATCTATTATATCTCGAGTCATTTCCCACGGTTATATTGAGTATCTTCAACTGCAAAACTACAATCTATGAGTTGTTAAGAATTGTTTAAAAATTTGAGAAACTGAAGAGAACAAATATTCAATCATGAGTCTAATGAAAGATGCAAGTGCCAATTTAACCTGAAGCATGACATCATTAAAAATTACAACAAAAGGAACTACATGGCACGATATTAATAATACCAATGGAAGATTTTGATCTTAAACAATTTGTCAAATTTTTATCTAAATTAAAAGTTTTCGTGAATGTTCTACATCGTTAAATACACAAAAGATGAAATTTTGAGGCAGCACTACATTTTCAGTGTGGTATTTACCTTCCTCTGCAAGAAGAAGGCTAATGTGACAAAATGTTTCAGAAAATCCCAAAAAATGATGTCTAGTGGCATTTTACATATTGACACCAAAGGCATAGAACAGATTAAAACAAGGACAATATTGAGGagacttagggtgtgtttggtacggagGAAAATGTTTCCgattttctcatgtttggttggtcaaaatttttgaaaaatattttctctagaaAAACAGGTtctttaaaaatgaggaaaatgacttccctagtgTACGTAggaaaacaagtttcataagtGGTATTCCACACTAATTGTCTAATACATGCCAACCCGAAAAAGTGTTTGTTAGATTATACACAAATGCTTTTGTAAAAATATTTATTACTTGTTTACCAAACAtcagaaaataaataagaaatccACTTATTTTCCGAGATAATATAACCTGTGGATAACATTTTCCTTCGTGCCAAAAACACCGTTAATTAGATTAGCGGACTGAATTATGAGTCAAATGGCTTTTTTAACACTTCTAGCTGTAAATTCCCACACGGTCAATACATAAACAAACAAGTGGTAAGTATGCACGATCTTAACATACTTGATGTGAGCTATATCTAAAATTGGAACAAATATGCCTTATACGCACGTGTGTTCTGGCGGTCAATGAAGTGGCGGAAAATCATGGAAGACCAGGGTTCAAATCATAGTAGAGATAAAAAAACACTACGATACTTTCCATCTTGATTTGGCCCTCTTTATTTGACCACCCCTTGCTTACCAATATCAATTTCTTCCATGGTCAACATAACACAGTTTTATTATCACTGGATAAGTAACACaatatatttctataacaatTTTCATATATGACAtttaaagaaataaaaagggTAGGAATAACAGAAacgggaaaaagaaaaaagttacTGGGATTCAATAATCTTAGAAATtctgaaaaataaaaagaagtttGTGTAAAGTACTCTCCTCGTGAAAATGTACAAACTGTAAAAGAAATGATAAAAACAATGGTTTTATAGCCCTTTACAAACTTTTTTAATTTTGTGACCTTTTTACAAGAGATATTCGTTTTTCACACATAAGAAATCcgaaaaaaaacacataagagatATTCATTTTTGACACATGAGAGATTTGAAAAAAACACACAATAGATATTCAATTTGTATACATaagagatcttcattttttaccaaaaaaaaaaaaaaacacataaaagatCTGAAAAAGCCagtttcttctattcaaattgttaGAGGGCAAAAGATCtcattttctcctttttctttaaaaaagaTGTCATTTCTTTCTGAGTATTCTATACTATCATGGAACGGAAGCAAAAGGAGCACGGGAACAGTAGTTCATGAACTAAAGTCAACACAATGAAGCACAAACAGGGAAAAGTCACAAGCAAATGAATACAAATAAATCACACAAAAGGTAAAAAGATTACCACTTGGCAAAGATTAACCACTAAAATAAGAAAAGATAAAGAAAATGGGTACTTGTTATCAACATCAAAACTGCAGAAGTAGTGTCATTTTTGCTGATTTCTACTTCATCAAAGAAGGAAAGCCAATAAGTATAAGCAATGAAGAGGACTGTGAAAAAGGGGTGTGGAGAAATCAAGTCAAGGTAGTGATGCAAGTCCATATTATAGTAGTACCACGATGTTGCTTCTTCTCTCTACGGCCATGTGTTACTCCACTCTCATATAGAATACAACATTGTTTCCATAATTGACTGAAAAATCGATTGGCAATTTCTGATAGGTGGGATCCTCAATAGCAGCAGAGGCAGCAAGCAAGGTTTAAAAACAAAAACGACAAaacagaaagagaaaaagaaaacacCTAAGATAGATATGTAATTAGTATTAATCTAGACTAGCGTTACTTTACCAAAACGGAAAGAGCGTTATTAATGTTTGGAAGAACTCTTGTATGCGAGAAGCCGAGCAGTATACGAAAAAGTAAAAATATGCAGCAAAATATGATTTCTAAAAAATACACCCAACCATCTATACAAATAAGAATCTCATGGGCGCACTAAAAAGAAATAAGACACGAGAAGCTATTCTTCTAATGtacaaaataatttatatattagCACCATTGCAAGAAAGCTACCTGCAGAGTGCAGAGTAGAGTAGAAGCTCTTCAAAATGTTTGAGTCTACTGAGCTTGGCAGCATTTTAATCAACTTGCTACCTTGGTTTCTCAGCAAGGAGAGGTTGCAATCAGGTTTGTATGACAATCTTTGTAGCActggaaaaaaataaaagatgtAGGAGATAATAATACTactacaacaacaaaaacaaaaacaaaaacaacaataataacaatagtagtagtaataataataataattattattattattataataataataataatagataaataaaaataatttacgatTTGAACCCTGatctttcatggttttcatcatCTTCATTGACCACCAGACCATATCCATTGGTGCGTATAATgagtattatttatttatttgacaATTGCTTCCTAGTTCAACATAACACAAAGTTtaagtatcatttttttttataacacaAAGTTTTAATATATTTCTATCACATTGTTTATAATGAGACGTTTCCGGATTCAAATGCTACTGAGAGATCATCCAATTCAAGGAGAAAATAATATTATTTTCATTCATTTGTCcaacaatataaaatataatGCCAAAAAGGGGAAAAGGGCCTTttggggggtgggtgggtggggtggggatATATCCTGTTACTTTGGACATTCACTTTCAGACCAAATACACACCTGTCTTGTTCTTATGCTTACCGCAACTAAGCTAGCATTTGCatagattttgaaaatttatcttcaaaatattttcaagtttCAAAAATTAGCTCAAACCAGTTTTTAGATAAATTTCACTTCCACTCACAAAACTTTaaattttttcaaataaaatgtaTGTTTAAACACAACTTCAAGTTTCAAAAAATTACTACTTCAAAACACAAGTTTCAACTTCAAAATCTATGACCAAACGGGAGCTAAGAACCCATTTTTTATGATGGGGGAGGGGGGTAGGAACAACGGAAACAGGAAAAAAGGAAACAAAAGGTTTTGACATTCAATAATTTTAGAAAGTCTCGAAAAAAAAGAGTTTCCGTAACCTATCTTCTCGTGAAAATATACAAACCCTAAAAGAAATCATAAAACTAATTAAATACGCCCCTTCTCtttttatgttttaaaaaaaactttACTATAAAAAAGACTCCAATCTTTCTGAATATTCTATACTCTCTTGAAATGGTTGCAGAAATAGGAAGCACAGGCATAGTACGTCACGAACTTAGTCAACAGAATGAAGAAGAAACAGGAAAAAATCACAAGCAAATGCATGCAAATAATCACACAAAAGCTAAAAGATTACAACTTGGTATAGATTAactgtaaaataaaataataaagatgAAGAAAAAGGGGTACCTTTCACCAAATGGAAATAAAAGCATAATGGAGTGAATTCAAAAGTAAATTAGTTGTGTTGTAGATTCGTCTTCAAAAGAGATTTTGAAATCTATGGGAGATTTTTTTATGATACAGGAATTGACTTTGATGCTATCAAATCACCTAGCTTCCAAAGGATGGTAAGTCGTCCTGGGGAGACGATACAATTCCCTAGCATTCAGGAATTGGAAGGGTGGATCCTCGAGGATGCTTAATAACTCATAGATCGGAGTTTTGCAGTTGAAGATACTCAATATAACCGTGGGAAATGACTCGAGATAAAATAGATGTTCGTCAACATGGTGTGGTGGTTGATCAGACGAAGTCAAAAGTCAAGTGCAACTATTGTGGTAAAGTTGTTTCTGGTTTTAATCGGCTGAAATACCACTTGGGTGACGTTCGTGGAGATGTAACTACTTGCTTGGAGGCTCCTACACTTGTAAAAGAAGCACTGAGCTACTTGATAAGAAAAAAGGAAATTTAATAAAGGAAGTTGGGCAACTTCACCACCCAAATCTTCCTTTGAAGTGGTACTGGTGCCCTAGAGAAAGTGATGGTGAATGAAATGGAAATAAAAAGCAAAATGGAGTGAATTCAAAAGCGGTTGTTCGTTGTGTTGTCGATTCATCCTCACGAGGAATCAAAATCTATAGGGAGATTTTTTTATGAAGCGGGAAATGACTTTGGTGCTATTAGATCACCTAGCTTCCAAAGGATGATAAAAGCCACCCTTAGTCGTCCTGGGGAGCCGATAAAATTTCTTAGTCAGGAATTGAAAGGGTGGATCCTCCAGGACGCAGTAAAGGAGATGCAACAATATGTAACGGCAATGAAA
Coding sequences within it:
- the LOC132601896 gene encoding uncharacterized protein LOC132601896, whose translation is MIKATLSHPGETIKFPSCQELKGWILPDAVKEMQQYVTEMKNSRANTSCSVLLDGWVDSKGRNLINISVYCPRGTVYLRSSDISSFNGNVDPMLLFFEEVVEEVEVENVVQIVAYSTSACMMEGGKKLMEKRKTVFWTVDASQCMELIQATFLKLLRDACPDELVKPSKITSIVPSLTLENILSRQEHLVTMFQSSNWRISILASTSEGKRMSETVEDQSCWTRALKAVKVTIPLVEVIKLLNGNNKPQVGFIYGTLDQ